The Liolophura sinensis isolate JHLJ2023 chromosome 6, CUHK_Ljap_v2, whole genome shotgun sequence genomic sequence CGTCTACCATAGAAACCCATCCACCGCCAATGCTGGGACACTGGTGCATAGACTAATGCCAAACTTTGGCATTTTCCTTTAGCATAAGGCAATTATGGTGAATTAATTACTCTTTTGTTAATTAGCGAGAAAACCCTCTGTATGCGACAGCTATCTGTATACAAGTTGTGGAAAATAGTGTCGAGAGGCACGATAAGTGAACACCCAGTGGCtaatcacacatatacatgtaggactagaacGAATTGAAGGCAAATGTCAAAGCATGATTTCTGGAGGTAGCACTTGGCTGAAAATTAAACGACATACGGCTGGTCGATTTTTAGTAAGAATCGATTCGACTGTCTGCGTAGTGGAATGGTAGCATGTCGAACAGCCAATGGCATTAATTATTACAAGTTCAAAACACTTAGTCCGTGTCAGTGtcaaaaatacacaattaacagGCGGTAAGATCACCCTACTTGACTATCATGACAAAAATCCAGCATGGCACAACGTTTTGATACAGTAAGTTCTAGATTGTCCTGTCTAAGCTTACTTCTGCTTTCAGAGCTTGCGTAAATCTAACTTTCTGGAGATAAAATCCAAAGAACAAATAGACGGGAGTCACACAGTTCAAACCAGTTACACGGACTAGAAAAATGTCTTACAGTGAAGCTCCCCAGTAAAGGACAATAAATTAACAAGTAAAATAAAGATGGCATAGTCTGATGATACTTTCAGGATGATTCAGTACAACAAGACGTGTGCATAAAACACACTTGTTTTGGTCATACTCTTTGTAACTGTGACCATTCCATGGAATGTGCATCGAGTTCTGCTGCTGCTGGTGTTGTTCCCACAATGCATTGTAATTCCAGTATCACTTCCGTTTATCAATAACGTTCGTGTTTGGTCGCTGTGGTTCCTAATTACACGTTTCTTGATCCAAATATGGCGGGCATGTTGGAAAAGTTCACAACGGACTGTCGATTCCTTCCACTTTTGGTTTCAAGATTCGTGAGGTCTTTCCCTGATTTAGAGATTTTTCGTACTCCAGCAATTGCCCCATGAAGTTGAAGTTGGGTGAAATGATGGTCCGCCTGTGTTTAACGTGTTTGTACGCCTCGATCATGTTCAAGAGAGAATGTTTGAGGATATAAGCGATGGTGATGGTTGCTGATCGGGAGACACCAGCCTGACAGTGAATCAAAACCTTGCCGCCATTTTCTCGGGCCATATCTGGAAAGAAGCAGAAGGAGAATAAGTTTGGAGTCTATATATTTTGTGGATCACAATACACGAATAACAATAAACATAACTGTTAGCTGACCTAAGTCCCAACACTTTCTCCCCTAACGAAATAATTGTATACAATTTCAAAGTGTGTCAACAATAAACATAACTGTTAGCTGACCTAAGTCCCAAAGCTTTCTCCCCTAACGAAATAATTGTATACAATTTCAAATTGTGTCAACAACGGGTCATGGGCAAGCCGAGGATAATAGCACAATCAGCAACGTTTGATGGCAGCCTCTCATCACAAATGTTCGACTACATGCGTAATGTAAAGcaaatttaatatacatgtatactgtgaacTTTGCGAGGTGATGCACGTAATGCACGAAGATGAATGAGTGATCAACTACGATGGCGGGTCAGCATGCATGCGCAGCTGCGCGTGATCGCCTTTATGTTCTTCACTGGAATTAGAAGGCAGCGATACTGAGACGGTCAGATTCTTCAACGATTACCCCGCGGCGCTCCGTCCCTCTGTGAGCCGGGAAACTGAGCTGGGGAGATGAATGGGCAGTGTAGAGCTATAGGAGCTGTGAGAACGCGGTGAGAGCCCGGGAACCTGTTGAGTTTCTGCTGTCGCTGGAGAGGATTTATTGATCCCAGGCCTCCAGATGGGCACTTTCGGGAAAAGGAGATGGGCAGGGAGCATTATGGGCTGTTTGTTCTCAGACATAGCTGGACAGGCGACCAAGACACCGTCTCTAGAATAACACACATTGCTGCATTACGAGCAAGAGGTTCTTTTGTTGTCAACTTGTTCTCGCGGCTCTGATTTATTCCACTTTTTGCCAAAACCTGGGTGCTCGATATGACTCACTGCATGCAAAAGGTGACTTAACAATAGGGGGCTGGCTCAGCCTTCTGCCATCTGCTGTACAGCCATCGTTTGTCCACCCAGGGATGATCACCTCCACATTTCCCTCCCCTATCCCCCTCTCTCAATCCCCGGCCTTCCTCCACCAATCAGAAGCTCGCTCACACGTCTAATGCACCTTGGCTCACAATGGCTGGAGTACGGCACGATGAAAAACGCTGCTTATGACTCATAGCAGCTATCGAAATTAATAAGCAGGGAGGAGGTTCCTGTGCTCAGGTGTGACAGAGAGTTCACCTGTGTGGTTTTCACCTCGGCACCACGGCGCGTGCGTATGACGTGTACCCCGGCTTACTCGGGCGCCTATACCCACGGTCTTAATATCCCCTGGGGCTGACAAACCACACAGCTGAATAGCCCTAATTTCTTAGagtcacaaatattttttctgtcatttaacACAAATAATTTATGAGTTCCCCGCTCCTAAACCCTGTTTACGTATTCCGACTAAATAGGGCAATATAACTACATAAGCTCgtttactttttgtttcgaTCAAGGTCTTGGACAAATAGACTGTGACGATAACGGTTACTGCTGATAGCGTAACGCCACAGTGATAACACTGAAAGGTTTCTCAGTAGGAACTCATATGACTGTCGCAATCTTTTATGCTTGGTCTTTCACCTGTCTGTACAAACTAGATTTATTTGGCACAAAACTACGCTATCATAAACGCATAAAAATTTCCCTCTAAAGTTTACAGATACtgttaaaatgtaattattGCGTGTACATCTGCGGAGCCGTATACAACTGATATGTAAACAGGTCTCCATGGCGAATGCCAACTTTCTAGTTAAGAACTTTTACAGTATGTATATCTAGTAAGTGCTATGAATAGATTGTAACCATGAATAAGTCTTTGTTCCAAATATTTACTACATATTCACTTACCGATAAATTCTATGGCTTCTTCAAAATACTGCCTAAGGTTTTGCTGCCCGCTGTCACTGGCTGCCAGTCGTTTATATTTGATCCCTTGTGACTCGAAGTGAAGCGGAACATGTGAGGTAACGTTCAATACATAGGTGATGTCGTGACTCCGCAATCTCTGAAGATTTGCTGCGTCTCTTTCATTAcctgtaaagtaaaaaaaattaaacttaatTGGAATCAATATCCAAGTTTGAATCACACAACTAAATTGCAGGTTTCAACCCACTGTTTACTTTTTCATATGGTTTCTGGAGTTAATTCAGAACGAAAGCGAAGTGTTCAAATCACACTTCAGACCGTCAACTCTTAAAATAATGCCCACAGCCTACTTCACAAACGCCagttttatcaataaaattagTATCACAGTATCTTTAAAATATATCTATAATTTTAACAGGAGACAGATTCCGTGAGGACTTAACCTGTTATACAGCACAGTGAGTGTTATATGTTGAGTGTGTTAATTTTCTTAGTGTTATATATATCTTTTGGATGATATTTTCAACTTACCAAGGAAGAGGAAAGGTAAAATTTGATTGGCAATGGCTGTTTCAATGGCTGGTTCGATAAGGGCGGGTGTGGTTGGACTGTAAAGGGGGCGATGTTCCGTCTCTTTGATTAACGTCTCGCACAAGTTGGCATTATCTCGACTGAACTCACACAGAcctcctgaaaacacaaaaaattaataGTAGAACCACAGAAAGACAACCACTACTTTCAACTTACTGTCAACAATGGGCGGTGCGAGTCCATAAGACAAAAAATGCATGATCAAAAAACTGAACTCGAAAGAAACAATTCAAGCACAACGGAGTGCACTTctaaaaaagcaaataaaaacatattagtGAAGTTAGGATATTGCTCAAAATCACCTTGAGCACAAGGTCGTGTCAACAACGGGTCATGGGCAAGCCGAGGATAATAGCACAATCTTCGTTAGCAACGTTTGATGGCAGTCTCCCATCACAGTTTATGCAAATTTACATGTGGATAGTTCGTCACCATTAActttacttttgtatttttacgaACTCGCTACGTATTGAGATTTTGCAGGAAGACACTATACAAGGTTAGGGAGTTTGAATGCGTGCGGCGACAAATTTGATAACAGTTTCATCGCCCCATTTTTAATCAATGCGCAACTGAATGTTATAATGGGGAGAAGTCTGGAAGTTTGCTGCAAAAAGCCTGGTGTTACAACAGCCGTCGTGAGCTCCAGCAAAGCTGTCACTTTCCGTGCCCTGGTCCTCAACATTGGGGACAAGGGTATGGCGATGCCGTACCTGTcattatgtatatgttttgagGGAGACGCGTTTAAACTGTGGTTTGAATACACAGACCTAACCTACACTAAACCGCCCAATAAGGCAATATCTGCGTGTACATCTGCGGCTAAAGCTACTACCCCGACAATGCCATGCGCTAAAGGTGGGTAAACACGGCAGAGGGGAAACGGGAAACGAGCCTATTTATTAAATACGTGAGCGTTCTTGATCGATGATACTTCGTTTCCTTGCGGGATTATTTTTTCCTTTCCGCTCTGTCTCAGTCCGCGCACTGTCCCGTCGTGATATGTACATGACTACAGTCGTCCGCCTGTAGGTCTGTTAATGCCgaccatatatgtatgtacatgtaggtagccGGTAAGGCGCTGCACGGTAGTGACTCATAGCACTGGAGCGACGCTCTCATGCTCACTGGTCTAGTGTTATAATCACATACAGCAGGTCTATTAGTCAACCGGGGTTACAACCTATCTCGGCCGCCAGCTTGTAGTGGTAGTACTACTCACTACTGTGGTAGTACTACAGAGTGCCGCCGTACTAAGCCTACTTCCATCTGCTCGACCAGCTTCCGTCAACATACCCTCGTCCATAAAACGCTTACTGCGCCTCTAGATAATGTCTATTCACTCTCCTGGATTAACAGCACTTATGTATAATGACAGTACTGTTACACATAGTCAATGAACGCCTCCTATATTGTAGAAGAAGAAACATCTCATTTTAATGTGTACTTACACAACATTCAATATGCATAAATCGACGTTTATCATTCGTTTCGTTTATTTGGTGCTTCCTAGGCCCCGCTAGAGTTCATCCAAACAGTGGGCAGCATATATGCTCAGCACGAGggataataaatatgtattgcATATCTGATGACCGTGGTCTTCACGCTAAATCATGGAACGATGGTTAATTCATCACAGTGAGTTGCTTTAGACTGATTACTTACCAGTTAAGCACTCGAGGGAGCTGTATTATATTTCATGACCAGCTCTCATGATACTATTTTGATTGATGGTCTTCGTTATATAGCCACTTTATCCTCAATAAAACGTCATTAATTGCGGTGGTTATATagagacaaaaaaaatagtGGCCACTGACACACGTTTAAAACATAACACGCGATTGAGATTTGTCAGCAAACTTGAGTGACGTCTTCAGCCAGCTCTTTATCAGGCTCATGAGCCACAGCTTTGATCCACTGTCCTTTTTTGCTAACCTCATTATTTTCTCGTTTcctttcctgttttgtttttcttcaactCTCTCCCTTTTCTGTTATATACACTATTAGctatatgtaaaaataatacCGGCAGATGAGACTAGAAGGTGGATCCGTTGGCACGGCAAATATTGGTTGAGAGTTATAGACTTGTGTAGAAAGCTATACGTGTGTACATGGGTCAGCTGTGCTGGTGGGATGACTCACCGCCTGTCTTGTGAACTGCTGACTTCACGAGCCGTGAACTCTGCGCTAGCTGTCACAGCGTAAAGGTGACTAAAACTTAGCTTGATTCAGAGGTTCACTAATTGCCCTTCTAAATATATAAAGCACTGAACCGATATGAAATAACggttaacaaacaaacaaacaagtgaCTGGTCAACCGAGGCTATAGGGATTGGAACAGCGTTGTCATCATGTATTCTGAGTCACGTGCAATTAGATTAGTAGTGACCAATATATACGCAGTatgccaaaaaaataaaaaaaataaaaaacccaTTCATGAGTTTATTTCGATAATCGTGGCACATTATAAGAGAGGTAAAATATCACAGTTAATATAGAATTATATAAAGTTCAGTACTTTCCATATTAAACTCCATTTTATTCTGAAAATGGATATCAATTTGGCCCGTTACGTATAGCAGTATAGGAAAAACAAAACGTCAAATAAGTTTTTGTTACGGGTAACAAATTAAGTTACTTAACATATCGCTgttaatatacaataatataaaGTTTTATAACTTTAATATTAAACTCCATTAGGAAAATGGATGTCAATGTGGCTCGTGAAGCTTAGCTTACCTTTTAACACGTAAGCATCTTTGCCCTCCCGTAGAAGCGCCGTGAGAACGAGATGCATGGCGTTATCTGAAGACACTTTGGTAAGATCGTCCGTATGGTCATCGTACACAACAATTTCCTTGACCATTCTCTTCCTGAACATGTCTTTGCCGTCTTTCGTGGAAACAAGATCGAGAAGGTTCACTTTGCCTTGCTGTAATCGCCGTCTGTTGAGGCGATCAGTACAGTTCACGTTTATGGCTCCCTGAATATGACAATTGTTGAAGGCTAGAAATGTTCGGCAGTCCAAAAGTAAAACTGTCTGCTTGGACTTTGACAAACGCGTGGACAACTCTGATGGGGACATCACCCGAACTGCCGCTGGGGGTGCCATTGAGGTACTGATAGGGGCGGTGTATGGAACAGCCAGGTCCTCCAGCTTACACCTTTTGGGCATTCTGTCTTCCAGCGCCCCGAGAGAGTCCAGGTTAAGTTTTAAGCCCACTGCCCTCCTCCTCGGTAAGGTACCGTGGATAGTATCATGGGTATGAGGGGACAAGATTTCCACCGACTCCGGCATTGGTACAGGAAGAGTCGCCGTCTTATCACAGGCGATACAGAATAAAACTAGCTCCTCGAATTCACACAATCTGTGCTCCTCTCCAATGAGAAATCCACTCTCACCCACATACACGTTACAAGTGTTGGAGGGACATCGACGGTACTTACAAGCTGTCGATCCCAGTCCGGAATAAAGGCCGGCTTTTGTAACACCGGGCTTTTATACGTGGCTGACTAACGCACAAGCTTCCAATCAGTCAGCTAGCTCTCAGTACATCTGACGTGTTGTGAATGTGTAGTCGTTCTGCGATGTACGCACTCACTTCTGAACGCTCCGAGCTCTCAGCGATGACTAACCTATTGAAAACCTCCCATATGCTCGcagccaaataaatacatgctcCAGCTACGTCACTCAAAGGGTGATGTCATTTTCCGGCTAAAAATAGGCCAGCAGAGCTCTGCCGAAGGTGACGTTTACTGCTGATTAACATTCGGGCGACATCGGAGTTTTCCGGCAACCTGACCGATATAACAAACCCACTCCTGTACATCGAGACTGACTGAAGACTCACTGTCGCGCAATCGATATCACGGCTTACCTGGGCGAGGTGTTTATCGCCGATCTTTTCATTAATTTAGCTGGGATTTTCCGCCTGCTCTATGGCAGAGTTATATTTATGTAAGTAGGCAGATGGACTTGTTTACAATCTAAACTCTGGGTCAGTTGAACGTTGGAGCTATAGAGAGGAAAAGATTGCCACTGTTCTCTGTGCATGAACGTTTTTGATCACGTATTTCTCTTGCGGatgttttacattttgcaaAGAGGGAAGTATATAATGTTTTGCTTTTAACAGATGGACATATAAAAGGTGTGAGGAAGTAGTGATTACATCGATTtagaacaaaaataaactgacaaaaaacaaattgagCACATTATTCTTTGTTTAGAAACAATTTGAACGTGAAAAACATTgtgtaattgttttaattttagaagagTCCGCTACCCCTGATAGCTTGATGGCGTTTAGGCCCACCGCACGGATGTAGTCTGTATCTGTAATGTACGGTCCTTCCGTGATCATAATGCCATAAAATGTTGTAATATTACAGTCATACGATGATCTGGTCATTTAATTGtaattgtgtatgtgtatttatagaCATACACAACGACATATATTTAGGTCCAAGTCTATACTACACCATATACGCCTGTAGATTTACCCAACCCCTACATCATTTGTAACGGCCATTCTTTTACCATTAGgattttaacatatttatttatgactCTGTTTTCCAACCTCCATGGTagtcatttaatattttttcccgATCTGACATAATCATGAATTCCGCTTCACAGTGACGAATAATAATGACGATGATCATGTCATCCTGCACCCACAGCAGAATGATCTGTATTCTTTCTACGACCATATACATATAACGTATTCAGTAAATACAATTCATGTATAAGACTGTATTGCCAATAGTGACCAAGCCACGAATAtttgatataggcctacgtacACGAATATATGCTGTTGCAAAACAAGTCTCGACATCTGTTATACGTATATTAGAACATTTATTAATGCAGTctcgtgttcgaatccagctattgCTGCGGTTTCGGCTGTGGCTTTTagaagtttgtcaggttcctgtcgaaggccggtggtttactccaactAGGCGTCCTTATTTCCTCTAACCTTAGACCTGACCATCTTCagataagtgaataattcttgatcaatcaatcaatcaattaatcctCAATGTATAGAAAGTGTTCTTGTGCCCGTTTTACTG encodes the following:
- the LOC135467885 gene encoding dual specificity protein phosphatase 10-like; this encodes MPESVEILSPHTHDTIHGTLPRRRAVGLKLNLDSLGALEDRMPKRCKLEDLAVPYTAPISTSMAPPAAVRVMSPSELSTRLSKSKQTVLLLDCRTFLAFNNCHIQGAINVNCTDRLNRRRLQQGKVNLLDLVSTKDGKDMFRKRMVKEIVVYDDHTDDLTKVSSDNAMHLVLTALLREGKDAYVLKGGLCEFSRDNANLCETLIKETEHRPLYSPTTPALIEPAIETAIANQILPFLFLGNERDAANLQRLRSHDITYVLNVTSHVPLHFESQGIKYKRLAASDSGQQNLRQYFEEAIEFIDMARENGGKVLIHCQAGVSRSATITIAYILKHSLLNMIEAYKHVKHRRTIISPNFNFMGQLLEYEKSLNQGKTSRILKPKVEGIDSPL